From one Amphiura filiformis chromosome 13, Afil_fr2py, whole genome shotgun sequence genomic stretch:
- the LOC140168223 gene encoding uncharacterized protein, giving the protein MIMSAVAWRMWLSFVLIVICLADHTEAFTTLPRTSSTPEDTTTVNKTTVIPTSYFMTKTSGTTSTNNVTSTSTETSTSITSTSTDNVTSTTDYTTDENTRPSCKNGTPKPCKSIGNRCRKCGWVVLTFVAVLLILYAACYYRHKIRIWIQRCIRVMIRRGDMSSVLLQEQYDDVAI; this is encoded by the exons ATGATTATGAGTGCCGTGGCATGGAGAATGTGGTTATCTTTCGTGCTAATA GTGATCTGTTTAGCCGATCACACAGAAGCCTTCACAACACTACCAAGAACATCCTCCACACCAG AGGACACGACAACTGTTAACAAGACAACGGTCATACCAACGTCATATTTCATGACAAAGACATCAGGAACTACGTCAACAAATAACGTCACGTCAACGTCAACAGAAACATCAACTTCAATCACGTCAACGTCAACAGACAACGTCACATCAACAACAGATTACACAACTGACGAAAATACCAGACCCTCTTgtaaaaatg GAACACCGAAGCCCTGTAAGAGTATCGGTAATCGATGCAGAAAATGCGGCTGGGTAGTTCTCACGTTTGTTGCAGTTTTGCTTATACTTTATGCGGCTTGCTATTATCGGCATAAAATAAGAATTTGGATCCAAAG GTGCATTCGGGTTATGATTCGGCGTGGCGACATGTCTTCGGTATTATTGCAGGAACAATATGACGATGTAGCTATATGA